Genomic segment of Mucilaginibacter sabulilitoris:
ACTGATTATAGATTTTCCTACGTGGGAAATATCGTATAGTAATGGATATTCAATGCCGTCAACCGAGACAAGTTGGAAGTATCACGGGCGTTTTGGCTGAACTTTCGAAGGTATTTGAGCCGTTCGCAGTGGGGGCAGTTGGTTTGGACCTTTGGGTTTATGTGGGTGGGCCATGGAGATTTGCTAGGGGTTTGATTTTAAATAACTGACGGGCCAATAAAGGAGGCTTAAGCAGCCTCCAATATTCCGATCGCTTCTTCGTTGCCTTGCTGAGCGGCCAGGTCAAACACCGACATTCCGCGACTGTCCAGTATGGTTTTGTCCGCACCATGCTCCAGCAGGATTTTTAACAGGTCGTTCCGGCCGAACATGGCGGCAAACATCAGGGCGGTACCGCCGTTTCCTTGTTGCAGATCAGGATCGGCACCATGTTCCAGCAGCAGTTTTGCAATATTGGGATAGCCTTTAAAACAAACACCCATGAGGGCGGTATTGCCACCAAAATCTGAAGCGTTAACGTTGGCTCCGGCATTCAGCAACAGTTCAGCTGAAGCTATTTGATTGTTATAGCAGGCGATAATGAGAGGTGTATAGCCTTTTTCGTCTTTAGCGTTCAGGTCCGCGCCTTGCGCGATCAGGGTTTGAAGTGCTTCCAGGTCACCGGACCGGGAGGCGCTAATCAATTGCATGATGTTTATTTCCATTAGGCGGGTATCAGTCTTGGTTTTTCCCGTTCCCAGAAACGGTGCTGCTTAATTGCATGGATAAAGCTACTCGTTAGTCTTTTCAGATCGCCGCCCACTATTAT
This window contains:
- a CDS encoding ankyrin repeat domain-containing protein, producing the protein MEINIMQLISASRSGDLEALQTLIAQGADLNAKDEKGYTPLIIACYNNQIASAELLLNAGANVNASDFGGNTALMGVCFKGYPNIAKLLLEHGADPDLQQGNGGTALMFAAMFGRNDLLKILLEHGADKTILDSRGMSVFDLAAQQGNEEAIGILEAA